A segment of the Leptolyngbya sp. NIES-3755 genome:
CCATTGCTGCTGTTTTCTATTGCAGCGATTGGTCTGATTATTGAGCGATCGCAGTTTTGGAGTCGGATTATCAAACGTCAGCCCAAAATGATGCAGCGCGTCTTGATGTTGTATCAAGAGAACAATGTTGGAGAAGCGATCGCGGTTTTGAAGAAGAACATTGATCTGCCTGCGGCGAGAATTTTGCTGTCGGCTTTGTCGCTCGATCGACCCACTCCTGAGCAGTTTCGATTAGCAATGCAAGCCGAAGCGCAAGCAGAAACACCAGGAATGAAGCGGTTTACGAATGTCTTTGACATGATTGTGGGACTGTCTCCGCTGTTTGGCTTATTGGGAACCGTCACCGGATTGATTGTTTCATTCGCCTCACTTAACATTGGTAATGTGGGCGGCAGTCAAACGGCGGGAGTCACAGGCGGGATTAGTGAAGCTTTAGTTTCAACCGCTACGGGATTAGTTGTCGCGATTTTCAACCTGTTCGCAGTCAGTATCTTTCGCGGTTTTTTCACTCGTCAGTCTGCCTTGATTCAGGAATACGCGAATCGGTTTGAACTGATTTACAGTCGGCGTTACGAAGATAGTCCATCTAGATTGCACTCCTAGTTTTTCTCGACAACTCTTATGCTATTTCCTGAAGAGAATGATGCGCCACCGCAGATTAATATTGTGCCGATGATCGATGTGGTGTTTGCGCTGCTGACCTTTTTCATCGTTTCGACTTTGTTCTTAACACGCTCTGAAGGATTGCCTGTGAATCTTCCACGAGCCGCAACAGCGAAGACGCAACAGCAAACGAGAATTGCAGTGAGTGTGCAACCCAATGGAGACATTGCCCTCAACAAACGCCCAGTTCAACTATCTGAGCTAGAAACTGGGGTGAGAACCTTAGTGCAGGCAAATCAGCAAGCAGTCGTAGTGATTAATGCGGATGAGAAAGTACAGCATGGTGAGATTGTGGCTGTGATGGATGAGATTCGCAAAATCGAAGGGGTGAAAATGGCGATCGCGACTAAGAAAAAATAGCTTGCCAACGAAAATGAAACTTTGAGATCCTGAAGTGTTCGATCCACCATTCAATCGCTAGAATCAAGCTATCGCCTATCGATTGAGTCACACTTATGTTATCTCGCTTCATGATTTCTGGGATGCGGAACGGGGCAATCCTTGCGGTCGTGTTGTCCAGTATTTTTGGATCTCGTGCGATCGCGGCACAAACAACATCAGATGTTCCGACTGTACGATCGTCGATTTTGCAGCCTGATTTGCGAGTTCCTTGGTCACAACCTGTTCGAGTGCTTGATCCCTTTGAAGGGGAAGCATTGGCAGTGTTTGATCAGAACTATTTTTCTCGATCGTTTCGTAATCGCAATGCTCAAGTCAAAGTCGTGAGTCTATGGAAGCCCAATTCTGTTCGGGTGCTACTTGCCTACAGTGGTAGAGACTGTACGATCGCGCAACCCCCATTTCCACGGTATCGCCGCTTGTATGCCTCAAAGTTTGGCTATTATCCGTTTGACGATGGCTTTCCTGAGTCAGTTTGCTTTACCAGTGGGGGCACTGAGAAGATTACAGGGCTATCGGTCAAAGTGGGAGAGCGAGTTTTTCAACTCGAAAACAAAAACGGTCAGTTTCCGATTTCCTCAGAGCTTGCCGCAGCGCTAAAAACTGCACCAGAGCAAAATGTGCAATTGAGAGCAACAGCAGATAATGGCGAAGTCGTGGATAGCGCGATCGGACAAGGCACGGTTAGAGCTTGGAGAAGCATCTATTAGTGCAAAGGTGAGGGTAGAACCTTTAGACCCTTGACTCCAGATTAAATTAATCCCCTGGGTGGGTATAGCAAAACTTCTTTTCATATTGATAAAGTAATCGGGAGCATTTCGATCGCTTCACTCTAGGGTGAAGTTTGTCTATTACGATACCCGGTTAATTTCGCTTCAGTGGCTGCACTAGGCGAATTGGATCTGTGTGAGGAATGATGCGACACCATTGGTATTTGTCTTGTCTGCTGGCTCCATCGTTTGTTGCCTGCACTGTTTTATCTGCGAATCTTGCGGCTGCTCAAACCGCGACTGCGATCGATGTACAGATTAGCTCAACTAGCTCTGGATTAGCAGTTCGGCTAGAACCGACAGTCGCAACTGTTTCGACCACACCGCCTACTATCTCTGGAAACACGGTTACGTTTGAGGTGCTGAATGCTCAACTGAAGAGTGGAACCTCTTTTCGGCGAGACAATCCGGGTGCGGGAATTGCATCGATCGTGGTTTCGTCGATCGATGCAACACGATTGAGAATTGAGATTACCGGAACCACGACTGCGCCCACAGTGGAAGTATCGCGGCAAGATCAAGCGATCGTTCTGAATGTTCCGACTGCACTCGCTGAAGAAGACGAAGAAGAAGTCATTGCAGTGGGAAATCGTCGTCCAACACCGCGATCGCAGACTCCTGCCTCGGTCGAAGTGAAAACAGAAGCGGAACTTCAGCGCGAACGTCCTTTAGTGCGATCGATTGTTGATAATTTGCAAACGGTTCCGGGGATCACGGTGAATCGCTTGGGATTGTTAACGGGATCGCTGAACATTCGGGGATTGACCGGAGAGCGGATTGGATTGTTAGTCGATGGAGAACGGCTACCCAATCGCCAATTTGGTCCGAGTTTTACCTCGATCGACCCGTTTCGAGTGGAACGCATTGAAGTGTTGAAAGGTCCTGCTTCTTCGATTTATGGAGCCGATGCGTTTGGTGGCGTTGTGAATGTGATTACGACAACTCCCAGACCCGATCGACCGTTTCGAGTCCGGACTCAATTGTTTGGCGGTGGAGCGGCAGAACTGACCACAAATTTAGAAGTTCAAGCACCGAATATTATTGTTGGGGGATCGTATAGCACCGCTGGTGATGCACGAGATGGTAAGGGTAATTTGATTCCATTGGGAACGAGCTATCAGTTTACTAGCGGCTATGCGAGTGGACGGATTGATCTCAGTCGATTGGATCGCTTGGAAATTCGGCTCGATCGTACCAGTCAATATGGTGTGGATTTAGCCGGATTTGCGACTCCGCCAGAAAGTCCATTTCAGATTACGAGCGCTCAGAATGCGTATCAAAATCGCGATCGCTATTCTTTGGCATATATCAATGAAGGCGTACCTGGAGGAACAAATTTTGCGCTTCGAGGATACTATCAGCGGTTCGAGGATCAGACTGACTTAAACAACCTATTAACCATTCCAGGTCGAACAATTAGTCGAGGTCCATTTCTGCCGCCGATCGTCGTGCCAACTCTCCGCATTCCGGGAGCCAGTTCGAGTCGTGGATTAACCGAAACGTTCGGGTTTTCGGCTCAGGCGAATAGCTCGATCGGGGATGCGATCTTAACGTATGGGTATGATTTCAGCCGCGATCGAGGTTCTTCATTTGATCTGTTAAACAATCAGCGAGGCGTTTTAGGAACTCGCACGTTTAACGGGGTGTTTGTGCAGTCTGCTTATCCTGTAATTCCGAAGCTAACGTTAGCAGCAGGCTTACGGTTTGATGCGTTCGATTCTGAAGCGGACAACAATCAACAACGCAATGATAGTGCTGTTACTTTTAATGTTGGCAGTATCTATCGGTTTACCAATGCGCTTGCGTTGAGAGCGAATTTTGCCCAAGGATTTCGTCCGCCAACCTTGCAACTGTTATTTGGCAGTAATGCTGACGGTTCCTTTTTTGCTCCGACACGCGGCGCGATCGTTGCCAATCCAGATCTGAATCCAGAACGTGCGAATAACTTT
Coding sequences within it:
- a CDS encoding biopolymer transport protein (similar to AA sequence:cyanobase_aa:LBDG_49780); the protein is MNNAIETLRAGGIVMIPLLLFSIAAIGLIIERSQFWSRIIKRQPKMMQRVLMLYQENNVGEAIAVLKKNIDLPAARILLSALSLDRPTPEQFRLAMQAEAQAETPGMKRFTNVFDMIVGLSPLFGLLGTVTGLIVSFASLNIGNVGGSQTAGVTGGISEALVSTATGLVVAIFNLFAVSIFRGFFTRQSALIQEYANRFELIYSRRYEDSPSRLHS
- a CDS encoding biopolymer transport protein ExbD/TolR (similar to AA sequence:cyanobase_aa:LBDG_49770) translates to MLFPEENDAPPQINIVPMIDVVFALLTFFIVSTLFLTRSEGLPVNLPRAATAKTQQQTRIAVSVQPNGDIALNKRPVQLSELETGVRTLVQANQQAVVVINADEKVQHGEIVAVMDEIRKIEGVKMAIATKKK
- a CDS encoding hypothetical protein (similar to AA sequence:cyanobase_aa:Npun_F6435); its protein translation is MLSRFMISGMRNGAILAVVLSSIFGSRAIAAQTTSDVPTVRSSILQPDLRVPWSQPVRVLDPFEGEALAVFDQNYFSRSFRNRNAQVKVVSLWKPNSVRVLLAYSGRDCTIAQPPFPRYRRLYASKFGYYPFDDGFPESVCFTSGGTEKITGLSVKVGERVFQLENKNGQFPISSELAAALKTAPEQNVQLRATADNGEVVDSAIGQGTVRAWRSIY
- a CDS encoding unknown protein (similar to AA sequence:cyanobase_aa:glr2051) gives rise to the protein MRHHWYLSCLLAPSFVACTVLSANLAAAQTATAIDVQISSTSSGLAVRLEPTVATVSTTPPTISGNTVTFEVLNAQLKSGTSFRRDNPGAGIASIVVSSIDATRLRIEITGTTTAPTVEVSRQDQAIVLNVPTALAEEDEEEVIAVGNRRPTPRSQTPASVEVKTEAELQRERPLVRSIVDNLQTVPGITVNRLGLLTGSLNIRGLTGERIGLLVDGERLPNRQFGPSFTSIDPFRVERIEVLKGPASSIYGADAFGGVVNVITTTPRPDRPFRVRTQLFGGGAAELTTNLEVQAPNIIVGGSYSTAGDARDGKGNLIPLGTSYQFTSGYASGRIDLSRLDRLEIRLDRTSQYGVDLAGFATPPESPFQITSAQNAYQNRDRYSLAYINEGVPGGTNFALRGYYQRFEDQTDLNNLLTIPGRTISRGPFLPPIVVPTLRIPGASSSRGLTETFGFSAQANSSIGDAILTYGYDFSRDRGSSFDLLNNQRGVLGTRTFNGVFVQSAYPVIPKLTLAAGLRFDAFDSEADNNQQRNDSAVTFNVGSIYRFTNALALRANFAQGFRPPTLQLLFGSNADGSFFAPTRGAIVANPDLNPERANNFDIGFEYQTRDVSARLGYFYNNISDFLGFNPIVPRQTTAGFATLETANKDVILQGVELAASYQFTRGWFLDGNLTYVSGRDTSGARLSQLEVFPVTALVRLRYDDGRFSSFLQSRIYGGQGTVLLANNVEGEGSPAATVFDFQIGYRATQSTELTLTIENLFNADYVFPTVNISAPGIRVLAGIRADF